The window tgcttactaaaTTTCGTTAGTGTCACtcatatttcttctttttgcattttgaacctcGACTTAGAAtatccttaagatccaacagtgcaaaagtaaatgcttgcaatttttcaactggtcttttgatcaggagtgtatgagaTATAATTcaagcacataaaaaaaaaaaaacaggacaaaactAGCATGAATCCGTTGCATTATAGAAATATACTTTAATATAGTGCATGTCAGATGTGCTGCCATTGATGGTTATGTTACTTAAATTGCACTGTTTTCATCCACTACCATCCCCAAAATTCCAGTAACCTTCAGGCCTCTTCTCTCTCTCATCTCAATTACTGTTAACTCTGCAATATCCACCCAATAAATAAGCAGTGAAATGTCCAAGGAAAACATTATTATATCGCACCGTGGGATTGCTACCTCATATTGTCAATCAAATTGTGAGCTCGTAGAGTAGATCTACAGTAGTTGGGCTTGAATTTTAATCCAGCCTCATATATGAATCTGTCTTGTTTAATAATGGCAGTCTGAGCCAGGATCAGTGAATACGAGCCCTGGCTACCTCGCAAGGTGTGCTATTAAATCCCACATGATAAACAGTTGCAGCTGTCATCATTGCTGCCCCCCCATGCAACCTTATTGTCCACAGTTGAGGTGCTTTGCTCAAATGGCTACTAGTGGATTGTATTGATATCAGAGGTAGTATCAATATCAAATAGATACTGGCGtgatgagattgatatttttcagttctattttgtttttattattgtttacaaactcacaGAATAATtccttggacacaggagggcttaTGGTGGCAAAAGGGGAATTATGGACTTCATTGTCCCCAAACCACTGTATGTAATAAAAAGGAATAAGGGAATAATtgcccccccgtagacccaccacctgcgggggcaagcataagggtccggtgcattgcgttttgggtggcggtcgagggcgggcacctaggcgacctggtcttcggcggccaaatctggttcttgggacatggaacgtcacttctctggcggggaaggagcccgaacttgtgagagaggttgagacattccgactagatatagtcggactcacctcgacccacagtttgggttctggatccaaactcctcgagaggggttggaccttgttctactctggagttgctgcaggggagaggcggcgagctggtgtgggcttattaatagccccccggctcggtgcctctgtgttggagtcatccccggtaaacgagagggtcatttccctacgccttcgggttggggaaagggtcctgactgtcgtttgtgcgtacgcgccaaacggcagttcagagtacccagccttcctggagttcatcagaggggtgctggagagcaccccaactggtgactctgtcgttttgctgggagacttcaacgcccatgtgggcaatgacagtgtgacctggaggggcgtgattgggaggaacggcctccccgatctgaacccgtgcggtgtgatgttgttggacttctgtgcgaaccacagtttgtccatcacaaacaccatgttccagcataaggatgtccataagtgcacatggcaccaggacaccctaggccgcaggtctatgatcgactttgtagtcgtatcatcagacctgcgtccgcatgttttggacacacgggtaaagagaggggctgagctgtcaactgatcaccacctggtgatgagttggattagatggcgggagaggatgccggacagacccgggagacccaaacgtgtagtgagggtgtgctgggaacgtttggcagagtctcctgttcgtcgagtcttcagctctcacctccggcagagcttctcctgcatcccgggggaggacgaggatatcgagtccgaatgggctctattccgtgcctccattgctgaggcagccgatcggagctgcggccgcaaggtggtcggtgccagtcgtggcggcaagccccgaacccgatggtggacaccagaggtcagggctgccgtcaagctgaagaaggagtcctatcgagcatggatggcttgtgggactcctgaagcagctgacgggtaccggcaggccaagcggcacgcggcttcggcggtgatcgaggcaaaaactcgggtgtgggaggagttcggtgaggccatggaacacgactttcggtcggcctcgaagaggttctggcaaaccgtccggcgcctcagaaaggggaagcagtgcccggtccacactgtttacagtggggacgggagcctgctgacctcgactgaggatatagttgggcggtggaaggaatactttgaggcccttctcaatcccactgacataccttccctagaggaagcagagactgaggatacgaacgcggacagttccatcaccgtggctgaggtatccggggtagtcaaaatgctccccagtggcaaagctccgggggtggacgagtttcgccctgaattcctcaaggctttggatgttgcgggactgtcttggctgacacgtctcttcaacattgcgtggaagtcgggaacagtacctctggattggcagactggggtggtggtcccccttttcaagaagggtgaccggagggtgtgttccaactatagggggatcacactcctcagcctccctgggaaagtctattccagggtgctggagagaagggtacgaccgttaatcgaacctcggctacaggaggtgcaatgtggttttcgtcctggtcgcggaacactggaccagctctacacccttgcaagggtcctggagggtacttgggagtttgcccaaccggtctacatgtgctttgtggacctggaaaaggcattcgaccgtgtccctcgcggtgtcctgtggggggtgctccgggagtatgggattggtggcgcgctactacgtgccattcagtccttgtacaaccggagcaggagcctggttcgcattgccagtagtaagtcaagcctgtttccggtgaacgttggcctccgccaaggctgccctttgtcaccgattctgttcataattttcatggacagaatttctaggcgcagccaaggtgtcgagggagtccagttcgggggcactaggatctcatctctgctatttgcagacgatgtggtcctgatggcctcatcgagctgtgacctgcagcgtttactgggacggtttgcatctgagtgtgaagcttctgggatgagactcagcacctccaaatccgaggccatggttctcagtcggaaaagggtggattgctccctccgggttgggaatgaggtcctgccccaggtggaggagttcaagtatctcggggtcttgttcacgagtgagggaaggttggagcgtgaggtcgataggcggatcggcgcagcgtctgcagtaatgcggtcgctgtaccggaccgtcgtggtgaagagagagttgagccggaaggcaaagctctcaatttaccgatcgatctatgttcccaccctcacctatggtcatgagctttgggtcatgaccgaaagaacgagatcgcggatacaagcagctgaaatgagttttcttcgtagggtagcgggactcaccctaagagacagggtgaggagctcggttatccgagaggagctcagagtagagccgctgctccttcacatcgagaggagccagctgaggtggctcgggcatctagtccggatgcctcccggacgcctccctggtgaggtgttttgggcatgcccagccgggagaaggccccggggaagacctaggacacgctggagggattatgtctcacagctggcctgggaacgcctcggtgtcctcccggtggagctggaggaggtggtcggggaccgggaagtctgggcttccctactgagactgctgcccccgcgacccggacccggataagcggaggaaaatggaatggaatggaatggaataattgtattcatttgttgatattgttagaTTGTCTTgtagctattttttttatatatttttgatttgttaatacaaatattttttgtttgcctaaaaaaacatttgtactgtgttttattttaattatagtcatgatcaacaaattcaaggtaaaatcacaaaatcatgtAAAATGTATTGGTTTTAGTTTCGGTATGGGCCTGGCTCtgcatttacttggtatcggattgaTTGAAAATGGACACTACTGGTCTCGCTAGTAACaagttatgttttttgtttggagACTGTGTAAGAACAGTCACAAAAATGTTTAGATATAAAGTGTGTCAAGTTGTTCCAACAGTGCCGATGCTTAAAGGTAAATAATGTGACTGTTAATGGGTAAATATCGAGTACACAGTTGAAGCTCATTCTCTCCACAGACCATGGGTGACAAAACAGTAAAAGACACGAGGGTCACCTATTGTTTATGAAACAatctaaaaccaatccaatgtatgcTAAACAGTTAAATACATTGAAAGGAAAAggctcagctttgtgttaaaaatatacagtggacCAAAAAACCCAACACAAGCAATGGCCTAGAAATGGCCCCAGAGgccgcacgttggacacccctgctcttaaCTCTCTATTGTGGTACTGTGCTTTAAAGAGAGCAATCAAAATTTAACCAagctgcagtaaaaaaaaaaaaagctattttaaGATCCAAAGCAGAAATTTTCCAAACAGGGTGCAGTGAAAACATTTGATGGTTTtaggaaactttttttttttaaattaaagtacAAGTTCGCTGTAATAACATTTTACATCTTACTTACAACCAGGAAGTACAGGTTTGCTGGTGGacggttttttttacatcatttgtTCGAAGGAAGGTCCAATTCACAAGCTAGAACCAATAAAATGTGTCTTGTGTGCatcttttttctgcaaaaagtaGAAAAGGCTTGTTTGTATGGGTGAAGTAGTAAGATAGTAGCCTTAACAAGTAGCAAGCAAAACATAttcataaacatatatatatacatatagataTACATACAGATcgatatacatacatacatatatatatatatatatatatatatgtatatatgtgtatatatatatatatatatatatatatatatatatatatatatatatatatatatatatatatatatttacatggttttaatttatttctttatttagtgGTGTTTATCTGTCAATGTTGCTGGTCTAGGTTTTGCTGGAGAAACAAGGTGTCgcttatcaaaaaaaaaaaattggtgttGGGCAGAAACCGGAAATTGTCGTTTTTGTACTTCCGGGTGTTGCATTAATTTCTGTTCCCCCAAAATGGCGAacgttgctgctgctgttgcggcCGCTGCTGCAGCCGCCGCGGCGGCTGGTAGAGACCCAGCTGTCGACCGTTCATTGCGATCAGTGTTCGGTAAGTGTTCCTTGTCtatatttctgtttttgtaaagaccatatatatgcatataattTACATCCGTGAAATACACgtattagctagctagctaacacaCTGGGAGCATAGGCTCGTGCCGTTTAAGCCAGCAAGTAAATCAATTTTACTTTGTTGCACGAATTTTTAAACTGAAGTCACGTAAATTGTCAAAATACTCACTTTTTGACTACGTTTTAGTGGGGAACATTCCCTATGAAGCCACCGAAGAACAATTAAAAGACATCTTCTCTGAAGTCGGACTTGTTGTTAGCTTCAGGTgagtatcatccatccatccatccatccatccgtagTTGTTAGTCacagtatttttgttattatactTCATGTACTGAATCCAATTAGAAGAGAGTCTACaagcaatacaatacaatacaagtacaacactaattcaaaaatgacaaacttATATTCTATTGTTTATAGTGCTGTTCATGGTATTTCTCCAATGTTAACATGGATGCGAACATTGtggatgtttgttttcttgctgcTCAGGTTAGTATATGACAGAGAAACGGGAAAACCAAAGGGTTATGGCTTCTGTGAATACCAAGACCAGGAAACCGCGCTAAGCGCCATGCGGAACCTCAACGGCAGGGAGTTCAGTGGTCGGGCTTTGCGTGTTGACAACGCAGCCAGTGAGAAAAACAAGGAAGAGCTTAAAAGTAAGTGTTTTGATAGTCACACATGCTATGTCAGATATGGGCTTATGAGGTGATTTTGTCAATATGTCTGTCTTTCACAGGTTTGGGAACTGGAGCACCCATTATTGAGTCACCCTATGGGGATAGCATGCCGTCAGAGGAGGCTCCAGAGTCCATCAGTCGAGCTGTGGCCAGTTTACCACCGGAACAAATGTTTGAACTCATGAAACAGATGAAGGTACTTCTCGTCTGCCATGTTGTTTTTATACACAGAGTGTATAATTGAAGGAGAAACACTTATGTTTTATAGCTGAATAACTGTTGTTTCCTCTTTACAGCTGTGTGTCCAAAACAGTCCCCAGGAGGCGAGGAACATGCTGCTTCAGAACCCTCAGCTAGCATATGCTCTGCTGCAGGCCCAGGTCGTCATGCGCATTGTCGACCCTGAAATCGCCCTGGTGAGAAATACAGAGACTACTGAGAATATCTCTTCTGCACCTGTGCTCTAATGACAGTTTTCATTGCTATGTCACTTATACAGAAAATGCTCCACCGCCAAACCACAGTACAGCCGCTCATCTCAAGCGGTCAGGGAGGGGCTGCAGCGCCAGTTAATCCAGCACCCGCACAGCCCAACATGCAACCCCCTCAACAGCAGCCTGTGGTAGGTGCAACACTGATGTTGAACTGACTCctgaacacttaaaaaaaactgcttAAATGTCACCTAATACTTGTATTCAAAGTTACTTTTGTTTAGTTAAAATGGTGACAACTGAGTCAAGTTAACTTGTAGTGCCGATTAGACACgtagtactacagtattacacTGATCAGTAGTCATTACTGCAGTATTACTGTGGGAAGGAGTCGTAATAATTACATGATTTTACAGTTTGTCAGTGGTTATTTTAGTTGTGTTTAACTGTATTATATAggatgcaatattttttttcaagctgataCTGATATCTTCCTCCTTCTCAAGATCAATACTcataaccgataactttttattctattatttttgtaatttggaTTTAACTGTAATTTGAACACCTGAAGATAAGAACAACtcaagttggatttgacaaactgaacccgtagatttgtccttaccaaatatcatAACATCACTagtattaacaaaacattaaaaaaatagcagtgGGTCTGAAATACAAATGTGGTAGTTTGGTAGCCGATGTGGTCCGGTGTCTTCAGTGCAGGATGCCACGGCGATGGGAGCGAGCCCCAGGCCTTTCTTTGTGGCTTGCTTTAGGCAGCTTCTTTGTCGCTGCAAGTGTTTTTTCCTCTCATTGCGGAGCGTTATGCCACCTTGCCACTTGCACAAATTTTGCTTCTGCATTCTTCTGCACTTTGTcgtggcaatgcgtgtcatttatgtCAGTGGTCGACCTTTTTGAGTCAACGGACTGGTTCGCAGTCCAACACACCTGgttggggttgaggtcaggcgAATCAATTGGTTAATTAGTGAcatttagggatgtcccgatccagaTTTTTggcctcaaattttttttttttttttttaataagcttttgttacaatttGTGGAATTGGTTatagttatgaaaatagctcttcaaagcattaaatataatgcaaccaaaatattgctaaatttacttttttttattacatagcttaaccaacaatattgtttggcttttgtaacaaacgtctgtgagtcaggtccctaatccaataaaagtccatccaataaaattaaataaaggaataggaataaaataagaataaaggaataaaataaattgggggaaaaaattggcatgcaaaatacttttattgtaggatttgacatgtttatagatcaatttgctgtgtgatttAGTCAAAGTCGTGACAGCATAATAATTACATGCAGACtcacctccagcctccacctttttatcttgtagttaggactaGTTGTTTATATCACATatcgttcttccatcacacgttacACTGACAGATAtgtaagtgaccgagtccgatTGAGGCTTTAGTATAATGAGTCatcatttaatgaagattaagaaacttACGTTTtggatcccgctctgtaaaacggGGCGAGATCCACACCAGTGGggatgcgtggatctccactatGCAGTGTGCAGCGGTAGCTGACGGTTGCACGgatggcttgtgactgctttgggggcGGGGTGGACTCGGGAGCAACTgagctgctgctcagtgacagcacacaaactgcacaacaatacgaactttcacttttaagttccCAAATACCAGGAAATTGTCCGACGCCAGAAAAActagctagatttgtcgctagtctcaaagagggtttggaatgtcaccagatttagttggcaacactggaacTTAGTAGTCCTGCTTAGGtgcgctgacacacacacacacaggagtgaGACATCTGCGTCAACGTACgagaacagcgcaaatccagtctatatcttTTTGATATAGTGCTTAAAAGAAGTATTGAAATTTTaataatatcgatatatcgcccagccctacctgCATGTTTCATCATGTCTGACTGCACTGAACAAAATCAGGCTTACAACAACATCGAATTAAagccacaaaatgaatacagacttgCCATTGCTACGGGCTTGGTCTTTGTGTTCCAGAGAAAAGATTGTCACATCATTGTTTGATGTGTAGGTGAGAGGCAGCGTGCTAGTTAACATGAATGAACTTGAATTTATGCACCGCTCCAATTCAACACAGACATAACATCATCAAACCTCAGCTTTATGCTTTCACACACAGCATCAACATTTGGAAACAACAATGACGTGAAAGAGGAATGTGAAAAATATCAGTCTATTTGTGGCTGCATCAGATAAAGCTTTACTGAACTggagaaaaaaagcaacataaccatacaaaaactgtgggctttcaaacattattttcccaataaaataatagttcttgtttccaaaattgatatgcatttacattaaattttatttagttACTGCCAAAACTATTTGCAAAAACAtattggtatgatgtcataattcctcatattggcCCGATAATTATTGGTCTGATATTTATGGTCCAATCCTAATATTATATAGCAGCTGTGTTATAGTTATTTTGTGGTACACACTATGTAGTTATTTCTATTCTATAACATTACAAGTATATAACGGTTATcctataataatacacaaacTGCAGTTGCTGTGTTTCTACATGGGATTCTGAAGTTGCTTGGTTGCTACACAATTTacgtctttatttttttgtcgtGATCAGGCTGGAATGCATGTCAATGGAGCACCTCCCATGATGCAGCCTCCCAACATGGGTGTGGTCCCTGGAGCCATGCCTGGACCCGGACAAGTGCCGGCCCCGGGACCAGTTGGCCCTCCAGGTAATTTCCATACAAAGAGTCATTTAATGTTCCACGTATCATGCAGGCCAATTGTACTTAATGATAAGCTGCATCACTTCCATTTTTAGTTAGACACTCCTTTCTAACTGCAGTGTTTTGCTGcttgttcattgttttgttttttaaatgttatttcattcattcatatagacaattattttctcttactgttatttgtcttcttttttccaaaaacaagctGAATATTTTATAAGTTTTAGAAAGttcattacgtcgatcgcgagctaccggtagatcgccaaggtagtttgggtcgatcgcgtaaatgtcactttgtagttgtcatatgacatcagtcagctgacattaagctcccctcctgattcacgcTTGCTCCACCGCAgggtttcaagctacacacgaagatgcaactttcatctttattattcagatTATGAATGCACTAACTCTGcgctaagatgtctatatctataacaaacgttatctgttcacttgtagcggctagttacgtagaaaaaaagtgtattgtttactggctttgctttgcgtcatgaactctactacagaaatcagtgttttctacacgtttgcttcttaaactattatttcatgatgaaattaaaaatgtgcccattgcaaacttttttaatatgttgccttgactttggctgcattgtcttttgcaataaataagataaattagattgctttAATGTACGAACACACacagtataaatatagtaaatatttatacttgttatatttatagtagtaggtagatctttgggacttggtcattttaaaagtagctcacaggctaaaaaagtgcgagcacccctggtttacacctGTCCTTCCTCAATGTGATCACTAGGGGGCGTCACAGCCTTTTAAAACTGCCTCTGTGCTTGAACCTAAAAGTCACAGTCTCAGTGTTGTCATCCACCACGTTTTCTAACGTCATTAAATAcatcccttctcatgcaatatTACCAGCACGCTTCCAAAATCATCTTAAAAGTGCCGCTTTGCTTTCTTGAGACCTGTGTTCTTTTCCACTTTTAATGCTGGCTCAGGAAACCTTCAGCATTCTC of the Dunckerocampus dactyliophorus isolate RoL2022-P2 chromosome 11, RoL_Ddac_1.1, whole genome shotgun sequence genome contains:
- the cstf2 gene encoding cleavage stimulation factor subunit 2 isoform X1, producing the protein MANVAAAVAAAAAAAAAAGRDPAVDRSLRSVFVGNIPYEATEEQLKDIFSEVGLVVSFRLVYDRETGKPKGYGFCEYQDQETALSAMRNLNGREFSGRALRVDNAASEKNKEELKSLGTGAPIIESPYGDSMPSEEAPESISRAVASLPPEQMFELMKQMKLCVQNSPQEARNMLLQNPQLAYALLQAQVVMRIVDPEIALKMLHRQTTVQPLISSGQGGAAAPVNPAPAQPNMQPPQQQPVAGMHVNGAPPMMQPPNMGVVPGAMPGPGQVPAPGPVGPPGNLQHSPTGASAQAAIERPQGGGGIPPRGLLGDGPNDPRGGSLLSVTGETIEPNRGYMGAPPPHPAAPVHMPQMGGGPPPDMRGPPMDMRGPLPMGEPRNMMGDPRGPPMMEQRGPPMENRGRDPRAMDARGPVTGQRVPMAGGMPGPIPHNMGPNVPLPQRQGPGLSGVPPSGGGGFSPGQNQVSTQDQEKAALIMQVLQLTPEQIAMLPPEQRQSILILKEQIQKTAGGAP
- the cstf2 gene encoding cleavage stimulation factor subunit 2 isoform X2, whose translation is MANVAAAVAAAAAAAAAAGRDPAVDRSLRSVFVGNIPYEATEEQLKDIFSEVGLVVSFRLVYDRETGKPKGYGFCEYQDQETALSAMRNLNGREFSGRALRVDNAASEKNKEELKSLGTGAPIIESPYGDSMPSEEAPESISRAVASLPPEQMFELMKQMKLCVQNSPQEARNMLLQNPQLAYALLQAQVVMRIVDPEIALKMLHRQTTVQPLISSGQGGAAAPVNPAPAQPNMQPPQQQPVAGMHVNGAPPMMQPPNMGVVPGAMPGPGQVPAPGPVGPPGGGGIPPRGLLGDGPNDPRGGSLLSVTGETIEPNRGYMGAPPPHPAAPVHMPQMGGGPPPDMRGPPMDMRGPLPMGEPRNMMGDPRGPPMMEQRGPPMENRGRDPRAMDARGPVTGQRVPMAGGMPGPIPHNMGPNVPLPQRQGPGLSGVPPSGGGGFSPGQNQVSTQDQEKAALIMQVLQLTPEQIAMLPPEQRQSILILKEQIQKTAGGAP